The following coding sequences lie in one Arachis stenosperma cultivar V10309 chromosome 5, arast.V10309.gnm1.PFL2, whole genome shotgun sequence genomic window:
- the LOC130981695 gene encoding formin-like protein 14 — translation MSLLSRFFYKRPPDGLLEFIDRVYVFDSCFSTEVLPEGMYQLHLHEIITELHEEFPESSFLAFNFRDGERRSQFAEFLTEYDVVVMDYPKQYEGVPILPLSLVQHFLRVCDSWLNLGNHQNVILFHCERGGWPLLAFLLASLLVFRKVHSGEKRALEMVHREAPKGLLQLLSPLNPLPSQLRYIQYVARRNISPGWPPPERALSLDCLILRAIPGFDLQNGCRPMIRIFGRNLLSKDGLSTQMIYSMHKKKKSLRHYRQADCDVIKIDIQCLVQGDVVLECVHLDLDPEREVMMFRVMFNTAFIRSNILMLNADNLDILWDSKDRYPKGFRAEVLFGEVENVSPQRAPTTMLNGEEKGGLPIEAFSRVQELFSGVDWVDSGDAAAVWLLKQLTVLNDVKEFSRLQGKGSWYSSPADSDEENNESSTADSSDEAFDVPRLSSDTPKLLTPEIPDSIHLAFENHGGNHENRDSATPDQSLTDNGPSICHVPSNEYSPCSSPSSPLSVPATQPLVPTPAQAPHPPPPPPPMSSEHDPVTSSPPPPPPPPTPPPNTSTAPPAPPPPPPSAPTPRRAGSTPPAPPPPPPPPGRASSTPPPPPPPGPVRTSLTSAPPPPPPPPPGSVRKGPGPPPPPPPPGVRTVSAPPAAPKPPNAPPPPIGRSGTPVPPPPPAGRASTVPPPPGKGSLAPASLGRGRGTGATVNAPKKTMLKPLHWVKVARAAQGSLWADSQKQDNESRAPEIDISELESLFSAASASDGSNAKVGGRRGSNINKPEKVQLIDLRRAYNCEIMLSKIKIPLPDMLNAVLALDSSVLDIDQVENLIKFCPTKEEMEMLKNYKGDKDMLGKCEQFFMELMKVPRVESKLRVFAFKINFSSQVNDLRKNLNTINNAAKEVKESVKLRQIMQTILTLGNALNQGTARGSAVGFKLDSLLKLSDTRARNNKMTLMHYLCKLLAEKMPELLDFDKDLVHLEAASKIQLKALAEEMQAVSKGLEKVEQELTASENDGAISTGFRKVLKNFLDTAEADVRSLISLYSEVGRNADSLSQYFGEDPARCPFEQVTQILVVFMKMFNKSREENERLAEAEKKKLEKEAMKEKAAANNTNSKKEMVR, via the exons ATGTCTCTTCTCAGCAGATTCTTCTACAAGCGTCCCCCTGATGGATTACTCGAATTCATCGACCGAGTCTAcg TTTTCGATTCGTGTTTCTCCACCGAAGTGTTGCCCGAAGGAATGTACCAGCTGCACCTCCACGAGATCATCACGGAGCTCCATGAGGAGTTTCCAGAATCTTCTTTCCTCGCATTCAACTTCCGCGACGGCGAGAGGCGCAGCCAATTCGCTGAATTTCTCACAGAATACGATGTTGTCGTCATGGATTACCCAAAGCAGTACGAGGGTGTTCCAATTTTGCCCCTTTCTCTTGTTCAGCACTTTCTTAGAGTCTGTGATAGTTGGTTAAACTTAGGGAACCATCAAAATGTGATTTTGTTTCACTGTGAAAGAGGGGGCTGGCCCCTACTTGCATTTCTACTAGCTAGTTTACTTGTCTTTAGGAAAGTTCATAGTGGTGAAAAAAGGGCGCTTGAGATGGTTCATAGGGAGGCACCAAAGGGTTTGTTGCAGCTTTTGTCGCCTTTGAACCCTTTGCCCTCTCAGCTTCGATACATTCAGTATGTGGCGAGGCGGAATATTTCACCGGGGTGGCCGCCTCCGGAGCGAGCACTGTCGCTGGATTGTCTCATTTTGAGGGCAATTCCTGGCTTTGATTTGCAGAATGGGTGTAGGCCGATGATTAGGATATTCGGTAGGAACTTGCTCAGCAAGGATGGGCTTTCCACTCAGATGATATATTCAATgcataagaagaagaagagcttGCGGCATTACCGCCAG GCAGACTGCGATGTGATTAAGATTGATATTCAGTGTTTAGTTCAAGGAGATGTGGTGTTAGAGTGCGTTCATTTGGATTTGGATCCAGAGAGGGAGGTGATGATGTTTCGTGTAATGTTTAATACAGCATTTATTCGGTCCAATATATTGATGCTGAATGCTGATAACTTGGACATTCTTTGGGATTCAAAGGATCGGTATCCAAAAGGCTTCAGGGCTGAG GTTTTGTTTGGAGAGGTAGAAAATGTAAGTCCTCAACGGGCTCCAACAACCATGCTAAATGGTGAGGAGAAAGGTGGATTGCCCATTGAAGCATTTTCACGGGTTCAAGAACTGTTTAGTGGCGTAGATTGGGTTGATAGTGGTGATGCTGCTGCTGTCTGGCTTCTTAAACAATTAACTGTCCTAAATGATGTCAAAGAGTTTTCAAGATTGCAAGGAAAAGGAAGTTGGTATTCATCGCCTGCTGACTCCGACGAGGAAAATAATGAATCAAGCACTGCTGATAGTTCGGATGAGGCCTTTGATGTTCCCAGGTTGTCTTCTGATACTCCAAAATTATTGACACCTGAAATCCCTGATTCAATCCATTTAGCTTTTGAGAATCATGGTGGTAATCATGAAAATCGCGATTCAGCAACACCTGATCAGTCATTGACAGATAATGGACCCTCAATTTGTCATGTTCCAAGCAATGAATATTCTCCTTGTTCATCTCCATCATCACCGTTATCAGTTCCTGCTACACAACCTTTGGTTCCAACTCCAGCACAAGCCCCTCATcctccacctccacctccaccaATGTCTAGTGAACATGATCCAGTAACTTCAtccccaccaccaccacctcctccACCTACTCCTCCTCCA AACA CAAGTACTGCCCCACCTGctccacctcctcctcctccttcagcACCTACACCTAGACGAGCAGGTTCAACCCCACCAGctccacctccacctccaccaCCTCCAGGACGAGCAAGTTCAACTCCACCACCTCCCCCTCCCCCAGGACCTGTGCGAACAAGTTTAACATCAGCCCCACCACCGCCACCTCCACCCCCTCCAGGGTCTGTACGAAAAGGTCCTGGTCCaccacctccacctccacctccaGGTGTTCGAACAGTTTCAGCCCCACCAGCTGCACCAAAGCCTCCAAATGCTCCTCCTCCCCCAATTGGTCGTAGTGGAACACCTGTACCTCCTCCACCTCCTGCAGGCAGGGCCTCTACTGTGCCACCCCCACCTGGCAAAGGTTCTTTAGCACCAGCAAGTCTAGGAAGAGGCCGAGGTACTGGTGCAACTGTTAATGCACCTAAGAAAACTATGTTGAAGCCCCTTCATTGGGTGAAAGTTGCCCGAGCAGCACAAGGGAGTTTATGGGCTGATTCACAAAAGCAAGATAATGAATCAAG GGCCCCTGAAATAGATATATCAGAACTTGAGAGTCTGTTTTCAGCAGCATCTGCTTCTGATGGGAGCAATGCTAAAGTTGGAGGTCGGCGCGGTTCTAATATCAACAAACCCGAGAAAGTACAACTG ATTGACTTGCGTAGAGCATATAATTGTGAAATAATGCTCTCCAAAATCAAAATTCCTTTGCCAGACATGCTT AATGCTGTTCTAGCATTGGATTCTTCTGTTCTGGATATTGATCAGGTTGAGAATCTCATCAAGTTCTGTCCCACCAAGGAAGAGATGGAGATGTTGAAG AATTATAAAGGGGACAAGGATATGCTTGGAAAATGTGAACAG TTTTTTATGGAGCTGATGAAGGTTCCACGAGTAGAATCCAAGTTAAGGGTGTTTGCTTTCAAAATCAACTTTTCTTCTCAG GTGAATGATTTGAGGAAAAATTTGAATACAATCAACAATGCTGCTAAAGAG GTGAAAGAATCTGTGAAATTACGCCAGATAATGCAGACTATTCTTACCTTGGGCAATGCCCTGAATCAGGGAACAGCAAGGG GATCAGCAGTTGGATTCAAATTGGATAGCCTTCTCAAGTTATCTGATACTCGTGCCAGAAATAACAAAATGACTTTGATGCATTATTTGTGCAAG CTTCTTGCTGAGAAAATGCCAGAATTGTTAGATTTTGACAAAGATCTTGTCCATTTGGAAGCGGCTTCGAAG ATCCAACTGAAAGCATTGGCTGAAGAAATGCAAGCTGTGAGTAAAGGTTTGGAGAAGGTTGAGCAAGAACTCACTGCTTCTGAAAATGATGGTGCCATATCTACAGGATTTCGTAAG GTGTTGAAGAATTTTCTTGATACTGCCGAAGCCGACGTGAGGTCTCTCATATCATTGTATTCTGAAGTG GGAAGAAATGCAGATTCTTTGTCCCAGTACTTTGGGGAGGATCCAGCTAGGTGCCCTTTTGAGCAAG TTACACAAATCCTTGTTGTATTCATGAAGATGTTTAACAAGTCAAGGGAAGAGAATGAGAGGCTGGCAGAAGCTGAAAAGAAGAAATTAGagaaagaagccatgaaggaAAAGGCAGCAGCAAATAACACAAACTCCAAAAAAGAAATGGTTAGATAG
- the LOC130981693 gene encoding urea-proton symporter DUR3, translating into MASATQCPPFEFSAKYYHSENGGSCVRQTSFFEGKPVLNQGVGYSVILGFGAFFAVFTSFLVWLEKRYVGSRHTSEWFNTAGRSVKTGLIASVIVSQWTWAATILQSSNVAWEYGVSGPFWYASGATIQVLLFGVMAIEIKRKAPHAHTVCEIVKARWGTAAHIVFLFFCFLTNIIVTAMLLLGGSAVVNALTGVNIYAASFLIPLGVIVYTLAGGLKATFLASYIHSVIVHIVLVIFVYLVYTASSELGSPSVVYSRLLEVASKSRTCQDPISHHGQACGPVSGNHRGSYLTMLSSGGLVFGIINIVGNFGTVFVDNGYWVSAIAARPSSTHKGYLLGGLVWFAVPFSLATSLGLGALALDLPINESEAGRGLVPPATAVALMGKGGSILLLTMLFMAVTSAGSSELIAVSSLCTYDIYRTYINPNASGKKILKVSRSVVLGFGCFMGLLAVILNKAGVSLGWMYLAMGVLIGSAVLPIAFMLLWRKANAIGAILGTIIGCIMGIITWISVTKAEYGHINLDTTGRNAPMLAGNLVSILIGGGIHGVCSMLWPQNYDWSSTKQIAVVEKEKTELPAEEFNEEKLVRAKSWIVKCGVGFTVLIVILWPILSLPAGEFSKGYFYFWAVIAIGWGTIGSAVIIVLPIMESWETIRTVILGMFTNDRLMEKVEELNHKLQTIIQAMPEAKRLYLLEKEKAKRLEASEKQDDSLPA; encoded by the exons GTATGGTTGGAGAAGAGATATGTTGGGTCTCGCCACACCTCGGAATGGTTCAATACTGCAGGAAGAAGTGTTAAGACAGGACTCATTGCTAGTGTCATTGTTTCACAG TGGACATGGGCTGCTACAATCTTGCAAAGTTCAAATGTTGCTTGGGAATATGGGGTCAGTGGTCCTTTCTGGTATGCTAGTGGAGCAACAATCCAG GTATTGTTGTTTGGAGTAATGGCTATAGAGATTAAAAGAAAGGCTCCTCATGCTCATACAGTCTGTGAAATTGTCAAAGCTCG TTGGGGCACTGCAGCACACATTGTGTTCCTCTTTTTCTGCTTCTTGACAAATATAATTGTAACGGCAATGTTGCTCCTCGGTGGTTCGGCCGTTGTAAATGCATTAACTGGAGTGAACATTTATGCTGCAAGCTTCCTAATACCCCTTGGAGTCATTGTCTATACACTAGCTGGTGGACTCAAAGCCACATTCTTGGCAAGCTATATACATTCTGTCATAG TGCACATTGTTTTGGTGATTTTTGTCTACCTTGTCTATACGGCGAGTAGTGAGCTTGGTAGCCCAAGTGTTGTTTACAGTCGCCTGCTCGAGGTTGCTAGCAAATCAAGAACATGTCAGGATCCTATATCACACCATGGACAAGCTTGTGGTCCTGTGAGTGGGAATCACAGAGGATCTTACCTAACAATGTTGAGTTCAGGAGGCCTAGTTTTTGGGATTATAAACATAGTTGGTAACTTTGGCACTGTCTTTGTTGACAAT GGGTATTGGGTGAGTGCCATTGCTGCAAGACCTTCATCAACTCATAAGGGCTACTTGTTAGGAGGCTTGGTGTGGTTTGCTGTGCCATTTTCTTTGGCTACATCATTGGGTCTGGGGGCCTTGGCCCTTGATTTACCAATCAATGAAAGCGAGGCAGGTCGTGGACTCGTTCCCCCTGCTACTGCTGTGGCTCTGATGGGGAAAGGTGGATCCATTCTTCTCCTAACCATGCTTTTTAT GGCAGTGACCTCTGCTGGTTCATCAGAACTAATAGCAGTATCTTCATTATGCACATATGATATCTACCGTACCTACATAAATCCAAATGCAAGTGGAAAGAAAATCCTGAAAGTGTCAAGGTCTGTTGTTCTAGGATTTGGTTGTTTCATGGGGCTGCTTGCAGTTATACTAAACAAAGCTGGAGTTTCCTTAGGATGGATGTACCTTGCAATGGGAGTTCTTATCGGATCAGCGGTTCTTCCTATCGCTTTCATGCTTCTATGGAGAAAAGCAAATGCAATTGGTGCCATTCTTGGAACAATAATTGGCTGCATTATGGGAATCATCACATGGATTTCTGTTACAAAAGCAGAATATGGACACATAAATCTTGATACAACTGGTAGGAATGCTCCAATGCTTGCTGGGAACCTTGTTTCTATTCTGATTGGAGGCGGTATTCATGGTGTTTGCAGCATGCTTTGGCCTCAGAACTATGATTGGAGTAGCACTAAGCAAATCGCAGTGGTTGAAAAGGAAAAGACTGAATTGCCAGCAGAAGAGTTTAATGAAGAGAAGTTAGTAAGAGCAAAATCATGGATAGTGAAGTGTGGTGTTGGTTTCACTGTTTTGATAGTTATACTTTGGCCTATTCTCTCCTTACCAGCAG GAGAGTTTAGCAAAGGATACTTCTATTTCTGGGCAGTGATTGCTATAGGATGGGGTACTATTGGGTCTGCTGTGATCATTGTTTTACCAATCATGGAAAGTTGGGAAACCATCCGAACTGTGATTCTTGGAATGTTCACAAATGACAGGCTTATGGAAAAGGTGGAAGAGTTGAATCACAAGTTGCAGACAATCATCCAGGCAATGCCGGAAGCCAAGAGACTTTACTTGCTTGAGAAGGAAAAGGCAAAAAGATTAGAAGCCTCCGAGAAACAGGATGATTCCCTTCCGGCATGA